In Agromyces archimandritae, one genomic interval encodes:
- the rpoB gene encoding DNA-directed RNA polymerase subunit beta has protein sequence MAAARNATTPTPKNGRNAKRLSFAKVTDTLTVPDLLALQTESFDWLVGNGAWKARVAEAEKAGRDDLAQSTGLEEIFEEISPIEDLGETMQLSFTNPELEPPKYTIDECKEKGKTYSAPLYVNAEFMNHLTGEIKTQTVFMGDFPLMTSRGTFVINGTERVVVSQLVRSPGVYFERTPDKTSDKDIYSARVIPSRGAWLEFEIDKRDQVGVRIDRKRKQSVTVFLKALGLTSEEILEEFAGYESIALTLEKDNILTKEEALKDIYRKLRPGEQVAAEAARALLDNFYFNPKRYDLAKVGRYKINNKLGLEAPLSDSVLTVQDIVATIKYLVALHEGKATLPGRRGGKDVEIRLDVDDIDNFGNRRIRAVGELIQNQVRTGLSRMERVVRERMTTQDIEAITPQTLINVRPVVAAIKEFFGTSQLSQFMDQNNPLAGLTHKRRLSALGPGGLSRDRAGVEVRDVHPSHYGRMCPIETPEGPNIGLIGSLASFARINAFGFIETPYRKVDNGKVTDEIHYLTAMEEEGYIVAQANAPLNKDGSFQEARVLARQRGGEVDLVPAEEIGYMDVSPRQMVSVGTSLIPFLEHDDANRALMGANMQRQAVPLLRSDSPLVGTGMEGYAAIDAGDVVTADKAGVVTEVSADVVTVQLDEGGTQNYYLRKFDRSNQGTSYNNRVIVSAGERVEVGEVIADGPATDNGELALGKNLLVAFMPWEGYNYEDAIILSQNLVKDDVLSSIHIEEYEVDARDTKLGKEEITRDLPNVSPDLLADLDERGIIRIGAEVSPGDILVGKVTPKGETELSAEERLLRAIFNEKSREVRDTSLKVPHGEQGTIIGVKVFDAQDGDDELGSGVNQRVVVYIAQKRKITEGDKLAGRHGNKGVISRILPIEDMPFLADGTPVDIILNPLGVPGRMNFGQVLEIHLGWAAKQGWNVEGAAEWAKGLPEVARTAEPGTKVATPVFDGASEEEIAGLLDSTLPNRDGERLIGSSGKTQLFDGRSGEPFPYPVSVGYMYILKLHHLVDDKIHARSTGPYSMITQQPLGGKAQFGGQRFGEMEVWALEAYGAAYALQELLTIKSDDILGRVKVYEAIVKGENIQEPGIPESFKVLMKEMQSLCLNVEVLSADGTAVSLRDTDDEAFRAAEELGINISARFESSNIDEI, from the coding sequence TTGGCTGCTGCGCGCAACGCAACCACGCCCACCCCCAAGAACGGACGCAACGCCAAGCGTCTGTCATTCGCCAAAGTCACCGACACGCTGACGGTCCCGGATCTGCTCGCACTGCAGACCGAGAGCTTCGACTGGCTCGTCGGCAACGGCGCCTGGAAGGCGCGTGTCGCCGAGGCCGAGAAGGCTGGCCGCGATGACCTCGCCCAGTCCACCGGACTCGAGGAGATCTTCGAAGAGATCTCCCCGATCGAAGACCTCGGCGAGACCATGCAGCTCTCGTTCACGAACCCCGAGCTCGAGCCGCCGAAGTACACGATCGACGAGTGCAAGGAGAAGGGCAAGACCTACTCCGCTCCGCTGTACGTCAACGCGGAGTTCATGAACCACCTCACCGGTGAGATCAAGACCCAGACGGTCTTCATGGGCGACTTCCCGCTCATGACCTCGCGGGGCACCTTCGTCATCAACGGCACCGAGCGCGTCGTCGTCTCCCAGCTCGTCCGTTCCCCGGGCGTCTACTTCGAGCGCACGCCCGACAAGACGAGCGACAAGGACATCTACTCGGCCCGCGTCATCCCGAGCCGCGGCGCGTGGCTCGAATTCGAGATCGACAAGCGCGACCAGGTGGGCGTGCGCATCGACCGCAAGCGCAAGCAGTCCGTCACCGTCTTCCTGAAGGCCCTCGGCCTCACCTCCGAGGAGATCCTCGAGGAGTTCGCCGGCTACGAGTCGATCGCCCTCACCCTGGAGAAGGACAACATCCTCACCAAGGAAGAGGCGCTGAAGGACATCTACCGCAAGCTCCGCCCGGGCGAGCAGGTCGCCGCCGAGGCCGCGCGTGCGCTCCTCGACAACTTCTACTTCAACCCGAAGCGCTACGACCTCGCCAAGGTCGGCCGCTACAAGATCAACAACAAGCTCGGCCTCGAGGCCCCGCTCAGCGACTCCGTCCTCACCGTGCAGGACATCGTCGCCACGATCAAGTACCTCGTCGCCCTGCACGAGGGCAAGGCGACCCTGCCGGGCCGCCGCGGCGGCAAGGACGTCGAGATCCGCCTCGACGTCGACGACATCGACAACTTCGGCAACCGTCGCATCCGCGCCGTCGGCGAGCTCATCCAGAACCAGGTCCGCACCGGCCTGTCGCGCATGGAGCGCGTCGTCCGCGAGCGGATGACCACGCAGGACATCGAGGCGATCACCCCGCAGACCCTGATCAACGTGCGACCCGTCGTCGCCGCGATCAAGGAGTTCTTCGGCACCTCGCAGCTGTCGCAGTTCATGGACCAGAACAACCCGCTTGCCGGCCTCACGCACAAGCGCCGCCTCTCGGCGCTCGGCCCCGGCGGCCTCTCGCGCGACCGCGCGGGCGTCGAGGTCCGCGACGTGCACCCCTCGCACTACGGCCGCATGTGCCCCATCGAGACGCCGGAAGGCCCGAACATCGGCCTCATCGGCTCGCTCGCGTCGTTCGCGCGCATCAACGCGTTCGGCTTCATCGAGACGCCGTACCGCAAGGTCGACAACGGCAAGGTCACCGACGAGATCCACTACCTCACCGCCATGGAGGAGGAGGGCTACATCGTCGCCCAGGCCAACGCGCCGCTGAACAAGGACGGCTCCTTCCAGGAGGCCCGCGTCCTCGCCCGTCAGCGCGGCGGCGAGGTCGACCTCGTTCCCGCCGAGGAGATCGGCTACATGGACGTGTCGCCGCGCCAGATGGTCTCGGTCGGCACCTCGCTCATCCCGTTCCTCGAGCACGACGACGCCAACCGCGCCCTCATGGGCGCGAACATGCAGCGCCAGGCCGTGCCGCTGCTGCGCAGCGACTCGCCGCTCGTGGGCACCGGTATGGAGGGCTACGCCGCGATCGACGCCGGCGACGTCGTCACCGCCGACAAGGCGGGCGTCGTCACCGAGGTCTCGGCCGACGTCGTCACCGTCCAGCTCGACGAGGGCGGCACGCAGAACTACTACCTGCGCAAGTTCGACCGCTCCAACCAGGGCACCTCGTACAACAACCGCGTCATCGTCTCCGCCGGCGAGCGCGTCGAGGTCGGCGAGGTCATCGCCGACGGCCCCGCGACCGACAACGGCGAGCTCGCGCTCGGCAAGAACCTCCTCGTGGCGTTCATGCCGTGGGAGGGCTACAACTACGAGGACGCGATCATCCTCAGCCAGAACCTGGTGAAGGACGACGTGCTCTCCTCGATCCACATCGAGGAGTACGAGGTCGACGCCCGCGACACGAAGCTCGGCAAGGAGGAGATCACCCGCGATCTCCCCAACGTCAGCCCCGACCTGCTGGCCGACCTCGACGAGCGCGGCATCATCCGCATCGGCGCCGAGGTCAGCCCCGGCGACATCCTCGTCGGCAAGGTCACGCCGAAGGGCGAGACCGAGCTGAGCGCCGAGGAGCGCCTGCTCCGCGCGATCTTCAACGAGAAGAGCCGCGAGGTCCGCGACACCTCCCTCAAGGTGCCCCACGGCGAGCAGGGCACGATCATCGGCGTCAAGGTCTTCGACGCGCAGGACGGCGACGACGAGCTCGGCTCGGGCGTCAACCAGCGCGTGGTCGTCTACATCGCCCAGAAGCGCAAGATCACCGAGGGCGACAAGCTCGCCGGCCGTCACGGCAACAAGGGCGTCATCTCGCGCATCCTCCCGATCGAGGACATGCCGTTCCTGGCCGACGGAACCCCCGTCGACATCATCCTGAACCCGCTCGGCGTGCCCGGCCGCATGAACTTCGGCCAGGTACTGGAGATCCACCTCGGCTGGGCGGCGAAGCAGGGCTGGAACGTCGAAGGCGCAGCCGAGTGGGCCAAGGGCCTGCCCGAGGTCGCCCGCACGGCCGAGCCCGGCACGAAGGTCGCCACCCCCGTCTTCGACGGCGCGAGCGAGGAGGAGATCGCGGGCCTGCTCGACTCGACCCTCCCCAACCGCGACGGCGAGCGCCTCATCGGCAGCTCGGGCAAGACGCAGCTCTTCGACGGCCGCTCCGGCGAGCCGTTCCCGTACCCGGTCTCGGTCGGCTACATGTACATCCTGAAGCTGCACCACCTGGTCGACGACAAGATCCACGCCCGCTCGACCGGCCCGTACTCGATGATCACCCAGCAGCCGCTCGGTGGAAAGGCGCAGTTCGGCGGTCAGCGCTTCGGCGAGATGGAGGTGTGGGCGCTCGAGGCGTACGGCGCCGCATACGCCCTCCAGGAGCTCCTCACGATCAAGTCCGACGACATCCTCGGCCGCGTCAAGGTCTACGAGGCGATCGTCAAGGGCGAGAACATCCAGGAGCCCGGCATCCCCGAGTCCTTCAAGGTGCTCATGAAGGAGATGCAGTCGCTCTGCCTGAACGTCGAGGTGCTCTCGGCCGACGGTACCGCCGTCAGCCTCCGCGACACCGACGACGAGGCCTTCCGCGCCGCAGAGGAGCTCGGCATCAACATCTCCGCCCGCTTCGAGTCGTCGAACATCGACGAGATCTGA
- a CDS encoding RDD family protein, which produces MSVTLEVDDEAVPGLGADGRPDPDYAARLGLVAAATGRRAGAFAIDAAIWAVLSIPSIIGYANLLPPVFALVLAGDPLPIGGLFVPLVLVIVGQSLTTVFGVVQLILHGRKGVTVGKASLGIRSVNVAGFGPAGFWRIVLRALVLWGGQTVLPIAGPAVLFASGLWDPEQRGRSWLDRIAKCWAVDARGGLDPFDTKAMRHARRGADAVPAAVVQTLPSLATGAGRAPFIPGARSASGVIAPFGGGQEWTPPPLPGFPAAAQAFPGETAIPVNTSSFPGGTLPFPAETGYAPAPVTAAVPVQPPAPAWPAAPPAPVPAPASAPVVPAVPAQPASARSFVLAFDDGSRIDADPGGLLGRSPSPRGGSAAAQLIPLRDETMQISKTHLEFGVDEEGFWVLDHASTNGSTVTIPGGRPVTLVAGERRGVEPGSTVELGGRSFTLQEVAR; this is translated from the coding sequence GTGAGCGTCACCCTCGAGGTCGACGACGAGGCCGTGCCCGGTCTCGGCGCCGACGGTCGGCCCGACCCCGATTATGCTGCGCGCCTCGGCCTCGTCGCCGCGGCGACGGGGCGGCGTGCGGGGGCGTTCGCGATCGATGCCGCGATCTGGGCGGTGCTGTCGATCCCGTCGATCATCGGGTACGCGAATCTGCTGCCGCCGGTGTTCGCCCTGGTGCTCGCCGGCGACCCGCTGCCGATCGGCGGCCTCTTCGTGCCGCTCGTGCTGGTGATCGTCGGGCAGTCGCTGACCACGGTCTTCGGCGTCGTACAGCTCATCCTGCACGGCCGCAAGGGCGTGACGGTCGGCAAGGCGTCCCTCGGCATCCGTTCGGTGAACGTCGCAGGATTCGGCCCGGCCGGGTTCTGGCGGATCGTGCTGCGCGCGCTCGTGCTGTGGGGCGGGCAGACGGTGCTTCCGATCGCCGGGCCCGCGGTGCTCTTCGCGTCCGGCTTGTGGGACCCGGAGCAGCGCGGCCGCAGCTGGCTCGACCGGATCGCGAAATGCTGGGCGGTGGATGCCCGGGGCGGTCTCGACCCGTTCGACACGAAGGCCATGCGGCACGCCCGGCGCGGAGCGGATGCGGTGCCGGCGGCGGTCGTGCAGACCCTTCCCTCCCTCGCGACGGGTGCCGGCCGCGCCCCCTTCATCCCGGGCGCGCGTTCGGCTTCGGGGGTGATCGCGCCGTTCGGCGGCGGGCAGGAGTGGACGCCGCCGCCGTTGCCGGGCTTCCCCGCCGCGGCGCAGGCGTTCCCGGGCGAAACGGCGATCCCGGTGAACACCTCTTCGTTCCCGGGCGGCACCCTGCCCTTCCCTGCCGAGACGGGGTACGCCCCGGCCCCGGTCACCGCGGCCGTCCCGGTGCAGCCGCCGGCGCCCGCCTGGCCGGCGGCACCCCCGGCGCCCGTTCCGGCTCCGGCATCCGCCCCGGTCGTGCCCGCCGTTCCCGCGCAGCCGGCATCCGCCCGCAGCTTCGTCCTCGCGTTCGACGACGGTTCGCGCATCGACGCCGACCCCGGCGGGCTCCTCGGGCGTTCGCCGTCCCCGCGGGGCGGCTCGGCCGCCGCGCAGCTCATCCCGCTCCGCGACGAAACCATGCAGATCTCGAAGACGCACCTCGAATTCGGGGTCGACGAGGAAGGATTCTGGGTGCTCGACCACGCCTCGACGAACGGCTCGACCGTCACGATCCCCGGCGGCCGCCCCGTGACCCTCGTCGCCGGCGAACGCCGCGGCGTCGAACCCGGGTCGACCGTCGAACTCGGCGGACGCAGCTTCACCCTGCAGGAGGTCGCCCGATGA
- a CDS encoding DUF6121 family protein: MNAYSRYAVIVAVFATGLYLALVIAVFGIVTLLTDLEPVGDPDAGVLAGPVMIGAATVAVAAVLLSVGLGRPPERQRVSLLWSFVAAVAAYLAYVVAGFIVLGSGPAAEDGVLPVLVGVAAGPHVFAAAVAAFAVGLAYTAVLGARTGGAERPRWPWEDRDEP, from the coding sequence GTGAACGCGTATTCCCGCTACGCCGTGATCGTCGCGGTCTTCGCGACGGGCCTGTACCTCGCGCTCGTGATCGCCGTGTTCGGGATCGTGACGCTCCTGACCGATCTGGAGCCGGTCGGGGATCCGGATGCGGGGGTGCTGGCCGGCCCGGTGATGATCGGGGCGGCGACGGTCGCCGTCGCGGCGGTGCTGCTGTCGGTCGGCCTCGGCCGACCGCCGGAGCGGCAGCGGGTCTCGCTGCTCTGGTCGTTCGTCGCGGCCGTGGCCGCATACCTGGCGTACGTCGTCGCCGGGTTCATCGTGCTGGGTTCGGGGCCGGCGGCCGAGGACGGGGTGCTGCCCGTGCTCGTCGGCGTCGCGGCCGGCCCGCATGTGTTCGCGGCCGCGGTCGCGGCGTTCGCCGTGGGTCTCGCGTATACGGCCGTGCTAGGTGCGCGCACGGGCGGGGCGGAGCGGCCGCGGTGGCCGTGGGAGGATCGCGACGAGCCCTGA
- a CDS encoding spermidine synthase has product MDRAERRLAVSGHLARLEESRQVPGSWTLYVDGTPQSHVELERPDWLGFEYVRRIGHAADLVRAEGAPITALHLGGGAFTLPRYVEATRPGSRQQVVEIESELVELVREHLPLPRGASIRVRHGDAREVLAKLPHGLDGAVDLAVVDIFSGSRTPAHVTSAEFYGLLAPRLAPGGVVAVNVADGAGLAFARSQAATLAHVFDELAIAADPGMLKGRRFGNLVMFASNAPLPFDTMPRLLASDPAPAKLVAGEELTRFIAGAPVVTDDRAVPSPPPSRQIFLAKPGTS; this is encoded by the coding sequence ATGGACCGCGCAGAACGCCGCCTCGCCGTCAGCGGGCACCTCGCCCGGCTCGAGGAGTCGCGGCAGGTGCCGGGATCGTGGACGCTCTACGTCGACGGCACGCCGCAGTCGCACGTCGAGCTGGAGCGGCCCGACTGGCTCGGCTTCGAGTACGTGCGCCGCATCGGCCACGCCGCCGACCTCGTGCGGGCCGAGGGCGCGCCGATCACGGCCCTGCACCTCGGCGGCGGTGCGTTCACCCTGCCCCGCTACGTCGAGGCGACCCGTCCCGGATCCCGACAGCAGGTCGTCGAGATCGAGAGCGAGCTCGTCGAACTGGTGCGCGAGCACCTCCCGTTGCCGCGCGGGGCGAGCATCCGCGTGCGGCACGGCGACGCCCGGGAGGTCCTCGCGAAACTCCCGCACGGCCTCGACGGCGCCGTCGACCTGGCCGTCGTCGACATCTTCTCGGGCTCGCGCACGCCCGCGCACGTCACGAGCGCCGAGTTCTACGGGCTGCTCGCGCCGCGCCTGGCCCCCGGCGGCGTCGTCGCCGTGAACGTCGCCGACGGCGCCGGGCTCGCCTTCGCCCGCTCGCAGGCTGCGACCCTCGCGCACGTCTTCGACGAGCTCGCGATCGCCGCCGACCCCGGCATGCTGAAGGGGCGCCGCTTCGGCAACCTCGTCATGTTCGCCTCGAACGCGCCGCTGCCCTTCGACACGATGCCGCGACTGCTGGCGAGCGACCCGGCACCCGCGAAACTCGTCGCCGGCGAGGAGCTCACGCGCTTCATCGCCGGCGCCCCCGTCGTCACCGACGACCGCGCCGTGCCGTCCCCGCCGCCGTCGCGGCAGATCTTCCTCGCCAAGCCCGGCACCTCATGA
- the rpoC gene encoding DNA-directed RNA polymerase subunit beta' gives MLDATTFDELRIGLATADDIRKWSYGEVKKPETINYRTLKPEKDGLFGEQIFGPSRDWECACGKYKRVRFKGIVCERCGVEVTKSSVRRERMGHIELAAPVTHIWYFKGVPSRLGYLLDMAPKDLEKVIYFAAYMVIDVDEEGRHEDMPGLENDIRLEIKTISDQRDARIADLMKRKEDDLAQLEADGAKADQKKKAETAADKEMTQVRKSADEQITHLERVWEDFRTLKVGDLKPEDSVFQELQDRFGMYFEAYMGAEAIQKRLLAFDLAAEADDLRNQIAEGKGQKKIRAIKRLRVVNSFLSTGNSPAAMVLDVVPVIPPELRPMVQLDGGRFATSDLNDLYRRVINRNNRLRRLLDLGAPEIIVNNEKRMLQEAVDALFDNGRRGRPVTGTGNRALKSLSDMLKGKQGRFRQNLLGKRVDYSGRSVIVVGPQLKLHQCGLPKQMALELFKPFVIKRLIDLSHAQNIKAAKRMVERSRPQVWDVLEEIIRERPVLLNRAPTLHRLGIQAFEPQLVEGKAIQLHPLVCAAFNADFDGDQMAVHLPLSVEAQAEARILMLASNNILKPSDGRPVTVPAQDMIIGLHHLTTEVPDGAGAGRAFSSIAEAILAFDQNRPGDFELDLGARVKIRLEGLHFAEGEEPEGFEPGKPFLLETTLGRALFNEALPVDYAYVNEQAGKGKISEIVNDLAERYPRTEVAATLDRIKDAGFRWASRSGVTVALSDIVTPPNKREIVAKYEKQAAKVQSEFEKGLTTDLERRQELIQIWTVATEEVAKDMRDAFPADNTINRMVTSGARGNWLQVRNIAGMRGLVNNPKGEIIPRPIISSYREGLSVAEYFIATHGARKGLADTALRTADSGYLTRRLVDVSQDVIIREEDCGTGKGLELPIAATGADGAAQRDADGGLVRHPNVENAIYARSLAADAVDAKGTVVAEAGADVGDVLINELLEAGIESIRVRSVLTCESAVGVCAKCYGRSLATGKLVDIGEAVGIIAAQSIGEPGTQLTMRTFHTGGSASAADITQGLPRVQELFEARTPKGASPIAEAAGRIVIDETERQRKVILTPDDGSEPITYNVLKRSTLLVEDGQHVDVGQQIIVGTVDPKEVLRVKGVREVQKHLVDGVQDVYRSQGVPIHDKHIEVIVRQMLRKVTVVDHGQTELLPGELVDRSRYQELNRLALSEGKKTATARPEVMGITKASLATESWLSAASFQETTRVLTQAAMEGKSDPLVGLKENVIIGKLIPAGTGLAKYRNVSVEATEEAKAERYPNRIFADDSSFTEGDLSFVDFDSFSSDDFTPGNYS, from the coding sequence TTGCTCGACGCAACCACGTTTGACGAGCTTCGTATCGGCCTGGCGACCGCGGACGACATCCGCAAGTGGTCGTACGGCGAGGTCAAGAAGCCCGAAACCATCAACTACCGCACGCTGAAGCCCGAGAAGGACGGCCTCTTCGGCGAGCAGATCTTCGGACCCAGCCGTGACTGGGAGTGCGCCTGCGGCAAGTACAAGCGCGTCCGCTTCAAGGGCATCGTCTGCGAGCGATGCGGGGTCGAGGTCACCAAGTCCTCGGTCCGCCGCGAGCGGATGGGCCACATCGAGCTGGCCGCCCCCGTCACGCACATCTGGTACTTCAAGGGCGTGCCCTCGCGCCTGGGCTACCTGCTCGACATGGCGCCGAAGGACCTCGAGAAGGTCATCTACTTCGCCGCGTACATGGTCATCGACGTCGACGAGGAGGGCCGTCACGAAGACATGCCCGGCCTCGAGAACGACATCCGCCTCGAGATCAAGACGATCTCGGACCAGCGCGACGCCCGCATCGCGGACCTCATGAAGCGCAAGGAGGACGACCTCGCCCAGCTCGAGGCCGACGGTGCGAAGGCCGACCAGAAGAAGAAGGCCGAAACCGCCGCCGACAAGGAGATGACGCAGGTCCGCAAGTCCGCGGACGAGCAGATCACCCACCTCGAGCGCGTGTGGGAGGACTTCCGCACGCTGAAGGTCGGCGACCTGAAGCCCGAGGACTCGGTCTTCCAGGAGCTGCAGGACCGCTTCGGCATGTACTTCGAGGCCTACATGGGCGCCGAGGCCATCCAGAAGCGCCTGCTCGCCTTCGACCTCGCGGCCGAGGCGGACGACCTCCGCAACCAGATCGCCGAGGGCAAGGGTCAGAAGAAGATCCGCGCCATCAAGCGTCTGCGCGTGGTCAACTCCTTCCTATCGACCGGCAACTCGCCGGCCGCGATGGTCCTCGACGTCGTTCCGGTCATCCCGCCGGAGCTTCGCCCGATGGTCCAGCTCGACGGCGGCCGCTTCGCGACCAGCGACCTGAACGACCTCTACCGTCGCGTCATCAACCGCAACAACCGTCTGCGCCGTCTGCTCGACCTCGGGGCCCCCGAGATCATCGTGAACAACGAGAAGCGGATGCTGCAGGAGGCGGTCGACGCCCTCTTCGACAACGGCCGTCGCGGCCGCCCCGTCACGGGCACCGGCAACCGCGCCCTGAAGTCCCTGAGCGACATGCTCAAGGGCAAGCAGGGCCGCTTCCGCCAGAACCTGCTCGGCAAGCGCGTCGACTACTCGGGCCGTTCGGTCATCGTCGTCGGCCCGCAGCTGAAGCTGCACCAGTGCGGTCTGCCGAAGCAGATGGCGCTCGAGCTCTTCAAGCCGTTCGTCATCAAGCGCCTCATCGACCTGAGCCACGCGCAGAACATCAAGGCCGCCAAGCGCATGGTCGAGCGTTCGCGCCCGCAGGTGTGGGACGTGCTCGAGGAGATCATCCGCGAGCGCCCCGTGCTGCTGAACCGTGCGCCCACCCTGCACCGTCTCGGCATCCAGGCGTTCGAGCCGCAGCTCGTCGAGGGCAAGGCCATCCAGCTGCACCCGCTCGTCTGCGCCGCGTTCAACGCGGACTTCGACGGCGACCAGATGGCCGTGCACCTGCCCCTGTCGGTCGAGGCCCAGGCCGAGGCGCGCATCCTGATGCTCGCCTCGAACAACATCCTGAAGCCCTCCGACGGCCGCCCCGTGACCGTGCCCGCGCAGGACATGATCATCGGTCTGCACCACCTCACCACCGAGGTTCCGGACGGTGCCGGCGCCGGCCGCGCGTTCTCCTCGATCGCCGAGGCCATCCTCGCGTTCGACCAGAACCGCCCCGGCGACTTCGAGCTCGATCTCGGCGCGCGCGTCAAGATCCGCCTCGAGGGCCTGCACTTCGCCGAGGGCGAGGAGCCCGAGGGCTTCGAGCCCGGCAAGCCGTTCCTGCTGGAGACGACCCTGGGTCGCGCCCTCTTCAACGAGGCGCTCCCGGTCGACTACGCGTACGTGAACGAGCAGGCCGGTAAGGGCAAGATCTCGGAGATCGTCAACGACCTCGCCGAGCGCTACCCGCGCACCGAGGTCGCCGCGACCCTCGACCGCATCAAGGACGCCGGCTTCCGCTGGGCGAGCCGCTCGGGCGTGACCGTCGCGCTCTCCGACATCGTGACGCCGCCGAACAAGCGCGAGATCGTCGCGAAGTACGAGAAGCAGGCCGCCAAGGTGCAGTCGGAGTTCGAGAAGGGTCTCACGACCGACCTCGAGCGTCGTCAGGAGCTCATCCAGATCTGGACCGTCGCCACCGAAGAGGTCGCGAAGGACATGCGCGATGCGTTCCCGGCAGACAACACCATCAACCGCATGGTCACCTCCGGTGCCCGCGGTAACTGGCTGCAGGTGCGCAACATCGCCGGTATGCGCGGTCTCGTGAACAACCCGAAGGGCGAGATCATCCCGCGCCCGATCATCTCCTCGTACCGCGAGGGGCTGTCGGTGGCGGAGTACTTCATCGCCACGCACGGTGCCCGCAAGGGTCTGGCCGACACGGCCCTCCGTACGGCCGACTCGGGCTACCTCACGCGTCGACTCGTCGACGTCTCGCAGGATGTCATCATCCGCGAGGAGGACTGCGGCACGGGCAAGGGCCTCGAGCTGCCGATCGCCGCGACCGGTGCCGACGGCGCCGCACAGCGCGACGCGGACGGCGGCCTGGTCCGTCACCCGAACGTCGAGAACGCGATCTACGCCCGCAGCCTCGCCGCCGACGCGGTCGACGCCAAGGGCACGGTCGTGGCCGAGGCGGGTGCGGATGTCGGCGACGTGCTCATCAACGAGCTGCTCGAGGCCGGCATCGAGTCGATCCGGGTCCGCTCGGTGCTGACCTGCGAGTCCGCGGTCGGCGTGTGCGCGAAGTGCTACGGCCGTTCGCTGGCGACGGGCAAGCTCGTCGACATCGGCGAGGCGGTCGGCATCATCGCCGCCCAGTCCATCGGCGAGCCCGGCACGCAGCTGACGATGCGTACCTTCCACACGGGCGGTTCGGCCTCCGCGGCCGACATCACCCAGGGTCTGCCGCGTGTGCAGGAGCTCTTCGAGGCCCGCACCCCGAAGGGCGCCTCGCCCATCGCCGAGGCCGCCGGACGGATCGTCATCGACGAGACGGAGCGCCAGCGCAAGGTCATCCTCACCCCCGACGACGGCAGCGAACCGATCACGTACAACGTGCTCAAGCGTTCGACGCTCCTCGTCGAGGACGGCCAGCACGTCGACGTCGGTCAGCAGATCATCGTCGGCACGGTCGACCCCAAGGAGGTCCTCCGCGTCAAGGGCGTGCGCGAGGTGCAGAAGCACCTCGTCGACGGTGTGCAGGACGTGTACCGTTCGCAGGGCGTGCCGATCCACGACAAGCACATCGAGGTCATCGTCCGCCAGATGCTCCGCAAGGTCACCGTGGTCGACCACGGCCAGACCGAGCTGCTCCCGGGCGAGCTCGTCGACCGTTCGCGCTACCAGGAGCTGAACCGTCTGGCGCTCTCCGAGGGCAAGAAGACGGCGACGGCGCGGCCCGAGGTCATGGGTATCACCAAGGCCTCGCTCGCGACCGAGTCGTGGCTGTCGGCCGCGTCCTTCCAGGAGACGACCCGCGTGCTCACGCAGGCCGCCATGGAGGGCAAGTCCGACCCGCTCGTCGGCCTCAAGGAGAACGTCATCATCGGCAAGCTCATCCCCGCCGGCACGGGCCTTGCCAAGTACCGCAACGTGTCGGTCGAGGCGACCGAGGAGGCCAAGGCGGAGCGGTACCCCAACCGCATCTTCGCCGACGACTCCTCGTTCACCGAGGGCGACCTGAGCTTCGTCGACTTCGACTCGTTCTCGAGCGACGACTTCACGCCCGGCAACTACAGCTGA
- a CDS encoding spermidine synthase, translated as MAGRHTRPGGPGDVTVTADPIDEGALELVIDGAVQSHVVPGRPERLFFEYTRRLGHVVDLMGPPGAPLNVLHLGGGGMSLPRYTAWARPGSTQTVVEAERRVVDAVAERMPLSPAEAAAIRIVVDDALGSLDGLGGELAGSVDLVIVDAYRGLEPAASVLDGTLFARLVPLLAGDGVVAVNVADEPGGHALQAEAAALRRLFPAVLAAAAPGFLDGRVEGNAVLVAGGSARLAGWATEFARRGPHPVEVREGAELGRDA; from the coding sequence ATGGCCGGGCGACACACGCGACCGGGCGGCCCCGGCGACGTCACGGTGACCGCCGACCCGATCGACGAGGGGGCGCTCGAGCTCGTGATCGACGGCGCCGTGCAATCGCATGTCGTGCCGGGCCGCCCCGAGCGCCTCTTCTTCGAGTACACCCGTCGGCTCGGGCACGTCGTCGACCTCATGGGGCCGCCCGGCGCACCGCTGAACGTCCTGCACCTCGGCGGCGGCGGGATGAGCCTGCCCCGGTACACCGCATGGGCGCGCCCGGGCTCGACGCAGACCGTCGTCGAAGCCGAGCGAAGGGTCGTGGACGCCGTCGCGGAGCGGATGCCCCTCTCGCCCGCGGAGGCGGCCGCGATCCGCATCGTCGTCGACGATGCCCTCGGCTCGCTCGACGGCCTCGGAGGCGAGCTGGCCGGATCCGTCGACCTCGTGATCGTCGACGCCTACCGGGGTCTGGAGCCGGCGGCATCCGTCCTCGACGGCACGCTCTTCGCCCGGCTCGTGCCCCTGCTCGCCGGCGACGGCGTCGTCGCCGTCAACGTCGCCGACGAACCCGGCGGCCACGCGCTGCAGGCCGAAGCCGCCGCACTGCGCCGCCTCTTCCCCGCCGTCCTCGCCGCCGCCGCCCCCGGCTTCCTCGACGGACGCGTCGAGGGCAACGCCGTGCTCGTCGCCGGCGGCAGCGCGAGGCTCGCCGGCTGGGCCACCGAGTTCGCCCGGCGCGGGCCGCACCCCGTCGAGGTGCGCGAGGGCGCCGAACTCGGCCGGGACGCCTGA